The proteins below are encoded in one region of Paraburkholderia aromaticivorans:
- a CDS encoding MFS transporter, translated as MNRSTAVNVQTFINEHPFSPFQWLIFFMCFVIVLLDGFDTAAIGFIAPSLIAEWGITRPALAPVLSAALFGLACGALGSGPLSDRLGRRSLLLGSVLLFGVACLGSSFSTSIEQLTTLRFITGVGLGAAMPNAVTMMGEYCPDRRRATVINLMFCGFPLGAAFGGFLAAWMIPHFGWRSVLLLGGITPLLLLVVLAIKMPESVRYMVANSQPVERIRAALARISSEAAQAGSFIMTETAPQTGGKGAAVVLSRSYIIGSVMLWVAYFMGLVIFYASINWMPILLKDAGLTPQRATLISALFPLGGVGAVLCGVLMDRFNANRIIAACYALTAVSVYFIGQAVGNVGALVFIVFVAGVLMNTAQSSMPALAAAFYPTEGRGTGVAWMLGIGRFGGIAGSFLVAELTRRHFSFAGIFAMVAVAGLISCVALLIKQAARPHVSNVGAPKAESFGH; from the coding sequence CGATCGGCTTCATTGCGCCTTCGCTGATCGCCGAATGGGGCATCACCAGACCGGCGCTCGCGCCCGTGCTGAGCGCGGCGCTGTTCGGCCTCGCCTGCGGCGCGCTCGGCTCGGGACCGCTGTCCGACCGGCTCGGGCGACGTTCGCTGCTGCTCGGCTCGGTGCTGCTGTTCGGCGTGGCGTGCCTCGGCTCCTCCTTCTCGACCAGCATCGAACAACTGACGACACTGCGTTTCATCACCGGCGTCGGTCTTGGCGCAGCCATGCCGAACGCCGTGACGATGATGGGCGAATACTGCCCGGATCGCCGCCGCGCGACGGTGATCAACCTGATGTTTTGCGGCTTCCCGCTCGGCGCCGCGTTCGGCGGGTTCCTTGCGGCGTGGATGATTCCGCATTTCGGCTGGCGCAGCGTGCTGCTGCTCGGCGGCATCACGCCGCTTCTGCTCCTGGTCGTGCTGGCGATCAAGATGCCAGAATCGGTGCGCTACATGGTGGCCAACAGCCAGCCGGTCGAACGGATTCGCGCGGCGCTCGCGCGCATTTCGAGCGAAGCGGCGCAAGCGGGCAGTTTCATCATGACCGAAACCGCGCCGCAAACCGGCGGCAAAGGCGCGGCGGTGGTGCTGTCGCGCTCGTACATCATCGGTTCCGTGATGCTGTGGGTCGCCTATTTCATGGGTCTCGTGATTTTTTACGCGTCGATCAACTGGATGCCGATCCTGCTGAAGGACGCCGGACTCACGCCGCAACGCGCGACGTTGATTTCCGCGCTGTTCCCGCTCGGCGGCGTGGGCGCCGTGCTGTGCGGCGTGCTGATGGACCGCTTCAACGCGAACCGCATCATCGCGGCCTGTTATGCGTTGACCGCCGTCAGCGTGTACTTCATCGGCCAGGCGGTGGGCAACGTGGGCGCGCTGGTGTTCATCGTGTTCGTCGCCGGCGTGTTGATGAATACCGCGCAATCGTCGATGCCGGCGCTCGCCGCCGCGTTCTACCCGACCGAAGGCCGCGGCACGGGCGTGGCGTGGATGCTCGGCATCGGGCGCTTCGGCGGGATTGCCGGCTCGTTCCTCGTGGCCGAACTGACGCGCCGCCACTTTTCGTTCGCGGGCATCTTCGCGATGGTCGCGGTGGCGGGTCTGATTTCGTGCGTGGCTTTGCTGATCAAGCAGGCGGCACGGCCGCATGTGTCGAACGTGGGCGCGCCGAAGGCGGAGTCGTTCGGGCACTGA
- a CDS encoding beta-galactosidase — MQLGVCYYPEQWPRTMWADDAKRMVELGITHVRIAEFAWSRMEPRAGEFEWEWLDEAVATLAAAGLKLVLGTPTASPPKWLIDAYPEVLPVRADGTRWNFGSRRHYDISSETYRRECVRFVTAMAQRYGRHASIVAWQTDNELGCHDTVPSYSPAALEHFHKWLRRRYETVETLNDAWGNVFWSMEYPSFEAIGLPNLTPTDANPIHLLDFRRFMSDEVASFHREQIDVLREHAPSADLLHNFMGFFTTFDHYRFAKDNAIDVAAWDSYPIARTESIALPDEQKARYARTAHPDVSAFDHDRYRAIGSGRFWVMEQQAGPVNWAPWNPVPAKGMVRLWAYEAFAHGAELVSYFRWRQCPYAQEQMHSGLNLPNNELSPGGLEVQQAAREIAASRELMELGVPSRASVALVFDYETQWMFEIQRHGKTFDYQTLAFDYYESLRELGLDVDIVSSRADLTGYAMVVVPSIAVIDDALVHQIEQSEAQWVFGPRSGSKTDSFAIPSTLPPGALQRVLPMQVLEVETLRPTLTPAVSIDGTDGVAMHWREHVRANGDTHIDAQFDDTWPAILSQGRVRYVAGWLSHALHRTVLQQAAREAGIETQLLADGLRIRRRGDLTFAFNFGAESVHAPAPAQATFVLGNALLKTGDVCAWKRA, encoded by the coding sequence ATGCAACTTGGTGTGTGTTACTACCCGGAACAATGGCCGCGCACGATGTGGGCCGACGACGCGAAACGTATGGTCGAGCTCGGCATCACGCACGTGCGGATCGCTGAATTCGCGTGGAGCCGGATGGAGCCGCGCGCCGGCGAATTCGAGTGGGAGTGGCTCGATGAAGCTGTCGCCACGCTGGCCGCCGCGGGATTGAAGCTCGTGCTCGGCACGCCGACCGCGTCGCCGCCGAAGTGGCTGATCGACGCATACCCGGAAGTACTGCCGGTGCGCGCCGATGGCACGCGCTGGAATTTCGGTTCACGCCGTCACTACGATATATCCAGCGAAACCTACCGGCGCGAGTGCGTGCGATTCGTCACGGCGATGGCGCAGCGCTACGGACGGCATGCTTCCATCGTCGCGTGGCAGACCGATAACGAACTCGGCTGTCACGATACCGTGCCCAGCTATTCGCCTGCCGCGCTCGAACACTTTCATAAATGGCTGCGGCGCCGCTACGAGACCGTCGAGACGCTCAACGACGCGTGGGGCAACGTGTTCTGGAGCATGGAGTATCCGTCGTTCGAAGCAATCGGCTTGCCGAACCTCACGCCCACCGACGCCAATCCGATTCATCTGCTCGACTTCCGCCGCTTCATGTCGGACGAGGTGGCGAGTTTTCATCGCGAGCAGATCGATGTGTTGCGCGAGCATGCGCCATCGGCGGACTTGCTGCACAACTTCATGGGCTTTTTCACGACCTTCGATCACTACCGCTTCGCCAAAGACAATGCAATCGATGTCGCCGCGTGGGACAGCTATCCGATCGCGCGCACCGAATCGATCGCGTTGCCTGACGAGCAGAAGGCGCGTTATGCGCGCACTGCGCATCCCGATGTTTCCGCGTTCGACCATGACCGCTATCGGGCGATCGGCAGCGGCCGTTTCTGGGTGATGGAGCAGCAAGCCGGGCCGGTCAACTGGGCGCCGTGGAATCCGGTGCCGGCGAAAGGCATGGTCCGGCTGTGGGCCTATGAGGCGTTCGCGCACGGCGCGGAACTGGTGTCGTATTTCCGCTGGCGTCAGTGTCCGTATGCGCAGGAGCAGATGCATTCCGGGCTCAATCTGCCGAACAACGAACTGTCGCCGGGGGGCCTCGAAGTGCAGCAGGCGGCGCGCGAGATTGCCGCTTCGCGCGAGTTGATGGAACTTGGCGTGCCGTCGCGCGCTTCCGTTGCGCTCGTATTCGACTACGAGACGCAGTGGATGTTCGAGATTCAGCGCCATGGCAAGACCTTCGACTATCAGACGCTGGCGTTCGACTACTACGAGTCGTTGCGCGAACTCGGCCTCGACGTGGATATCGTGTCGAGCCGCGCGGATCTAACGGGCTATGCCATGGTGGTCGTGCCGAGCATCGCCGTGATCGACGACGCGCTCGTCCATCAGATCGAGCAGAGCGAAGCGCAATGGGTTTTCGGCCCGCGCAGCGGCTCGAAAACCGACAGCTTCGCGATTCCTTCCACGCTGCCGCCCGGCGCCTTGCAACGCGTTCTGCCGATGCAGGTGCTCGAAGTCGAAACGCTGCGGCCCACGCTGACGCCCGCGGTGTCGATCGACGGCACGGATGGTGTGGCGATGCATTGGCGCGAGCACGTGCGGGCCAATGGCGACACGCATATCGACGCGCAGTTCGACGACACGTGGCCGGCGATTCTCTCGCAGGGCAGGGTTCGCTATGTGGCGGGCTGGTTGTCGCATGCGTTGCATCGCACGGTATTGCAACAGGCGGCGCGCGAGGCCGGCATCGAGACGCAGCTATTGGCGGACGGCTTGCGCATTCGGCGGCGCGGCGATCTGACCTTTGCGTTCAATTTCGGCGCGGAGTCCGTGCATGCCCCGGCGCCGGCCCAGGCGACGTTCGTGCTCGGCAATGCGCTGCTGAAAACGGGCGATGTCTGCGCGTGGAAGCGCGCCTGA
- a CDS encoding carbohydrate ABC transporter permease — translation MYPLPVERWKPLNRRLYKASLPIALLIWLLPMLAVLVTSIRSSDELSQGDYWGWPKHFALIENYGAALTQTPMLHYFANSVLITVPSVIGAIVLASMAGFALATYRFPGNTAVLFAFVAGNFVPIQILMIPVRDMALKVGLFNSVWALVIFHVSFQTGFCTLFLRNFIKQLPFEMIEAARVEGASEWTIYLRIVLPLIRPALAALGILVFTFVWNDYFWALCLTQGDDAAPITVGVAALKGQWTTAWNLVAAGSVLAALPSVLMFFAMQKHFVAGLTFGASKG, via the coding sequence ATGTATCCGCTTCCCGTCGAACGCTGGAAACCGCTTAATCGCAGGCTCTACAAAGCGTCGCTGCCCATCGCGCTGCTCATATGGCTGCTGCCGATGCTGGCCGTGCTCGTCACGTCGATCCGTTCTTCCGACGAGCTTTCGCAAGGCGATTACTGGGGTTGGCCGAAACACTTCGCGCTGATCGAAAACTACGGCGCCGCGCTGACGCAAACGCCGATGCTGCATTACTTCGCCAATAGCGTGCTGATCACGGTGCCTTCGGTGATCGGCGCGATCGTGCTGGCGTCGATGGCGGGCTTCGCTCTAGCGACGTATCGGTTTCCGGGCAATACGGCGGTGTTGTTCGCGTTCGTCGCGGGCAATTTCGTGCCGATCCAGATCCTGATGATCCCGGTGCGCGACATGGCATTGAAGGTCGGACTCTTCAACAGCGTGTGGGCGTTGGTGATTTTCCACGTGTCGTTTCAGACCGGTTTTTGCACGCTCTTTCTGCGCAATTTCATCAAGCAACTGCCCTTCGAAATGATCGAGGCCGCGCGCGTGGAAGGCGCGAGCGAATGGACCATCTACCTGCGCATCGTGCTGCCGTTGATCCGGCCCGCGCTCGCCGCGCTCGGCATTCTGGTGTTCACGTTCGTGTGGAACGACTACTTCTGGGCGCTGTGTCTCACGCAAGGCGACGACGCCGCACCGATCACGGTGGGCGTCGCGGCGCTCAAGGGCCAATGGACGACCGCGTGGAATCTGGTCGCGGCGGGTTCGGTGCTGGCCGCGTTGCCTTCCGTGCTGATGTTCTTCGCGATGCAGAAGCATTTCGTCGCCGGTCTGACCTTCGGTGCAAGCAAGGGCTGA
- a CDS encoding carbohydrate ABC transporter permease: MSHSAARRLPAASHRHVSTTRRHQHRAAFFFLLPGCALFCLCVVYPIVSSISLSFYHWDGMTPKTFAGFDNYIELFHADTFYTALKNNLIWLALFLLAPPLGLLFALYLNQHIRGMRVVKSLFFAPFVLSGVVVGLVFSWFYDPGFGLLRLIVGHGIPVLGDPHTVTFGIVFAALWPQTPFCMVLYLTGLTGINPEVVEAARMEGAKGVKLLWYVILPQLRPATFMAVVLTVIGALRSFDLIAVMSGGGPFDSSTVLAYYMYDQAIKYYREGYSAAIAVVLFAIMLVYIVFHLRRMLREER; the protein is encoded by the coding sequence ATGTCTCATTCCGCAGCGCGCCGCTTGCCCGCGGCTTCGCACCGTCACGTCTCGACGACGCGCCGTCATCAGCACCGCGCCGCGTTTTTCTTTCTGCTGCCGGGCTGTGCGTTGTTTTGCCTGTGCGTGGTGTATCCGATCGTCAGCAGCATTTCGCTCAGTTTTTATCACTGGGACGGCATGACGCCGAAGACGTTTGCCGGTTTCGATAACTACATCGAGCTGTTTCATGCCGACACGTTCTATACGGCGCTGAAGAACAATCTCATCTGGCTCGCGCTGTTCCTGCTCGCGCCGCCGCTCGGCCTGCTGTTCGCGTTGTATCTGAACCAGCATATCCGTGGCATGCGCGTCGTGAAGTCGCTGTTCTTCGCGCCGTTCGTGCTCTCGGGCGTGGTGGTCGGTCTCGTGTTCAGCTGGTTCTACGACCCGGGCTTCGGCTTGCTGCGTCTGATCGTCGGTCACGGCATTCCCGTGCTCGGCGATCCGCATACGGTGACGTTCGGCATCGTCTTCGCGGCGCTGTGGCCGCAAACGCCGTTCTGCATGGTGCTGTATCTCACTGGCCTGACCGGCATCAATCCGGAAGTGGTCGAGGCGGCGCGCATGGAAGGCGCCAAGGGCGTGAAGCTGCTGTGGTACGTGATCCTGCCGCAATTGCGGCCCGCCACCTTCATGGCCGTGGTGCTGACGGTGATCGGCGCGCTGCGCAGCTTCGACCTGATCGCGGTGATGAGCGGCGGCGGTCCATTCGATAGCTCCACCGTGCTCGCCTATTACATGTACGACCAGGCTATCAAGTACTACCGCGAAGGCTATTCCGCAGCGATTGCCGTCGTGCTGTTCGCCATCATGCTCGTCTATATCGTGTTTCATTTGCGCCGCATGCTGCGCGAAGAACGCTGA
- a CDS encoding ABC transporter substrate-binding protein — MIALRLRRLAHVSIAAALVAGSLCCAAVDAATLNVNVSARGNQRSTWQDAFDKFKKANPDVDLKVTYITEEAYKVQMSGWLATDPPDVVSWHDGERMAYYAQRGLLEDLSPDWSKNGWSQQYASVKEASTYKGKQYAAPLGYDAYGFFYRKDLFEKAGIKSEPKTWDEFLDACKKLKASGVAPIAVAARDSWTLAAWFDYLDLRINGNAFHQQLMAGEIPYTDARVKKVYAAWKTLIDDHYFIDNALSYDLDSIAPFLVNGKASMMLMGTFFSASIPANLKPQTGFFRFPVIDANVPMAEDGPVNVLLIPAKAKNKADARKLLAFMEQPQINADLAKGWGQLPSNSQSAEPEDAISKVGFQTLANTKGGIAQFYDRDMQKEMADEGMKAMQQFYSDPSQLDAVLVRLEATRKRIYQK; from the coding sequence ATGATTGCTCTTCGCCTTCGCCGTCTTGCACACGTGTCGATCGCAGCCGCGCTGGTTGCCGGCTCGCTCTGCTGTGCCGCCGTCGACGCCGCCACGCTCAACGTCAACGTATCGGCGCGCGGTAATCAGCGCTCGACGTGGCAGGACGCGTTCGACAAGTTCAAGAAAGCCAATCCCGATGTCGACCTCAAGGTGACCTATATCACCGAGGAAGCGTACAAGGTACAGATGAGCGGCTGGCTCGCCACCGATCCGCCGGACGTCGTCTCATGGCACGACGGCGAGCGCATGGCGTACTACGCGCAACGCGGCCTGCTGGAAGACCTGTCGCCGGATTGGAGCAAGAACGGCTGGTCGCAGCAGTACGCGTCGGTGAAGGAAGCGTCGACGTATAAGGGCAAGCAGTATGCGGCGCCGCTCGGCTACGACGCTTACGGTTTCTTCTATCGCAAGGACCTGTTCGAGAAAGCCGGCATCAAGAGCGAGCCGAAGACGTGGGACGAATTCCTCGACGCCTGCAAGAAGCTGAAGGCGAGCGGCGTGGCGCCGATCGCCGTGGCCGCGCGCGATAGCTGGACGCTCGCCGCCTGGTTCGACTACCTCGATCTGCGCATCAACGGCAACGCCTTCCATCAGCAGTTGATGGCCGGCGAAATTCCGTACACCGATGCGCGCGTGAAAAAGGTCTACGCCGCGTGGAAAACGCTGATCGACGATCACTACTTCATCGACAACGCGCTCTCCTACGACCTCGATTCGATCGCGCCGTTTCTCGTGAACGGCAAGGCGTCGATGATGCTGATGGGCACCTTCTTCTCGGCAAGCATTCCGGCGAATCTCAAACCGCAAACGGGTTTCTTCCGCTTCCCGGTAATCGACGCCAATGTGCCGATGGCCGAAGACGGTCCGGTCAACGTGCTGCTGATTCCCGCGAAAGCGAAGAACAAGGCCGATGCGCGCAAGCTGCTCGCTTTCATGGAACAGCCGCAAATCAACGCCGATCTCGCGAAGGGCTGGGGTCAACTGCCGTCGAACAGCCAGTCGGCGGAACCTGAAGACGCGATTTCCAAGGTCGGCTTCCAGACGCTCGCCAACACGAAGGGCGGTATCGCGCAGTTCTACGATCGCGACATGCAGAAGGAAATGGCCGACGAAGGCATGAAAGCGATGCAGCAGTTCTACAGCGATCCCTCGCAACTCGACGCCGTGCTCGTGCGCCTCGAAGCGACCCGCAAGCGCATCTACCAGAAGTAA
- a CDS encoding ABC transporter ATP-binding protein, protein MATIRLTNVQKSYGDHPPVIQRVNLEIAQHEFCVFLGPSGCGKSTLLRMIAGLEDLSEGELHIGGRLMNDVPAAARGVAMVFQSYALFPHMTVFDNMAFGLKLAKQPKDVIDSKVREAARILQLDDYLQRYPKALSGGQRQRVAIGRAIVREPGVFLFDEPLSNLDAALRGQTRVEIARLHQRFANASVVYVTHDQVEAMTLADRIVLLHAGADAERFGSIAQSGAPLELYHHPKSRFVAGFIGSPRMNFIDAVVDSIEPGSVTVTLLKSDERLIANVDGQRLQRGERVTLGVRPEHLRLDGDGQFVQCTTVLSERLGEHSYIHADHASGTLIAKAAGDTPIGSGERVAIHVPPSACHLFDADGMALQRSAFEPERAAA, encoded by the coding sequence ATGGCAACCATTCGTTTGACGAACGTGCAAAAGTCGTACGGTGACCATCCGCCGGTGATCCAGCGCGTGAATCTGGAGATTGCGCAGCACGAGTTCTGTGTCTTCCTGGGGCCGTCGGGTTGCGGCAAGTCGACCCTGCTGAGAATGATCGCCGGTCTCGAAGACTTGAGCGAAGGCGAACTGCACATCGGCGGACGCCTCATGAACGACGTGCCCGCGGCGGCGCGCGGCGTGGCGATGGTATTCCAGAGCTACGCGCTGTTCCCGCACATGACCGTGTTCGACAACATGGCATTCGGCTTGAAGCTCGCGAAACAGCCCAAGGACGTGATCGACAGCAAGGTGCGCGAAGCCGCGCGCATTCTGCAACTGGATGATTATTTGCAGCGCTATCCGAAGGCGCTCTCGGGCGGGCAGCGGCAGCGCGTCGCGATCGGCCGGGCGATTGTGCGCGAGCCCGGTGTGTTCCTGTTCGACGAGCCGCTCTCGAATCTCGACGCCGCGCTGCGTGGCCAGACGCGGGTCGAAATTGCCCGCCTGCATCAGCGCTTTGCCAATGCGAGCGTGGTCTACGTGACCCACGACCAGGTCGAAGCGATGACGCTCGCCGACCGCATCGTGCTACTGCATGCCGGCGCGGACGCGGAGCGCTTTGGCAGCATCGCGCAGAGCGGCGCGCCACTCGAGTTGTATCACCATCCGAAGTCGCGCTTCGTGGCGGGCTTCATCGGTTCGCCGCGCATGAATTTCATCGACGCAGTGGTCGATTCGATCGAGCCGGGCAGCGTAACGGTCACGCTGTTAAAAAGCGACGAGCGTTTGATCGCAAACGTCGACGGACAACGTTTGCAGCGCGGCGAGCGGGTCACGCTCGGCGTACGGCCCGAACATCTGCGTCTCGACGGCGACGGTCAATTCGTGCAGTGCACGACGGTGCTGTCGGAGCGACTCGGCGAGCACAGCTACATTCACGCGGATCACGCGTCGGGCACGCTCATCGCCAAGGCGGCGGGCGACACGCCGATCGGTTCCGGCGAGCGCGTCGCCATTCATGTTCCGCCTTCCGCGTGTCATCTGTTCGACGCGGATGGGATGGCATTGCAGCGCAGCGCGTTCGAGCCCGAACGGGCCGCCGCCTGA
- a CDS encoding LacI family DNA-binding transcriptional regulator, translating to MVTLSEVAKRAHVTAATVSNVLRNREKVRPETAERVLKAIADLGYRPNLNARALAEGRSSTLALMLSNISNPFYPEFVLAAERAARKAGYFLMVCNTDDDAEIGRAYLNQIAGTLADGVLVMNTDIAINDLCASATHSAPILLAMWEHPEAPPALPCIAVDFAHAGELAARHLLELGHREIGLLIGDGCGGLQDARSNGFRAAMRAAGIETDAAAVLQIRDSIDAGYAACMQLMANRPHLTAIFATNDLLAIGAAQALITLGRAVPNDVSVIGITDIQLAHQVHPALTTVAIQTAAIAELSIESLIRLIQTPHRQPSMVLAPPPTLVVRASTGPRRLK from the coding sequence ATGGTCACTCTGTCCGAAGTCGCGAAACGCGCTCACGTCACCGCCGCCACCGTCTCCAACGTGCTGCGCAATCGCGAGAAGGTGCGCCCGGAAACGGCTGAGCGCGTGCTCAAGGCGATCGCCGATCTCGGCTACCGGCCCAACCTGAACGCTCGCGCGCTGGCTGAGGGCCGCTCGTCGACGCTCGCCTTGATGCTGTCGAACATTTCGAACCCGTTCTATCCCGAGTTCGTGCTGGCCGCCGAGCGCGCCGCGCGCAAAGCCGGCTACTTCCTGATGGTTTGCAATACTGACGATGACGCCGAGATCGGCCGTGCGTACCTGAACCAGATTGCGGGCACGCTGGCCGACGGTGTGCTCGTCATGAACACGGACATCGCGATCAACGACCTGTGCGCGTCGGCCACGCACAGTGCACCGATTCTGCTGGCCATGTGGGAGCACCCGGAAGCGCCGCCCGCGCTGCCTTGCATCGCCGTGGATTTTGCTCACGCGGGCGAGCTGGCCGCGCGGCATCTGCTCGAACTCGGCCACCGCGAAATCGGCCTTTTGATCGGCGACGGTTGCGGTGGCTTGCAGGATGCGCGCTCCAACGGCTTTCGCGCCGCCATGCGTGCCGCCGGGATCGAGACCGATGCGGCAGCGGTGCTGCAGATCCGCGACTCGATCGACGCCGGCTACGCCGCCTGCATGCAACTGATGGCGAACCGGCCGCACCTCACCGCGATCTTCGCGACCAACGACCTGCTGGCGATCGGCGCGGCGCAGGCCCTGATCACGCTGGGCCGCGCGGTGCCGAACGACGTTTCGGTGATCGGCATTACCGATATTCAACTCGCCCATCAGGTGCACCCTGCCCTGACGACGGTCGCCATTCAGACCGCGGCGATTGCGGAGTTGTCGATCGAGAGTCTGATCCGGCTCATCCAGACGCCGCACCGGCAGCCGTCGATGGTGCTCGCGCCGCCGCCCACTTTGGTGGTGCGCGCGTCGACTGGGCCGCGCCGACTGAAATGA
- a CDS encoding NAD-dependent succinate-semialdehyde dehydrogenase, with amino-acid sequence MSLALTRNELIRPQNLINGAWTGAADGARFAVTNPATGETIVEVADSGAADARAATDAAARAFPAWRDKLPRERAEILRRWHALIVANTDDLAKLMSMEQGKPLAESRGEVAYGASYVAWFADEATRIYGDLIPQQQRGKRMSAVKEPVGVVAAITPWNFPLAMIARKIAPALAAGCTVVAKPAEDTPLTALALAALAQEAGLPDGVLNMLSASREQGIAAVADWLADARVRKITFTGSTPVGKHLARESAGTLKKLSLELGGNAPFIVFDDADLDAAVTGLMAAKFRNGGQTCVCPNRVYVQAGVYERFADLLAKRVGALKVAPATDPEAQIGPMINERAIDKIARHVEDAVKHGAKILVGGKRLTELGPNYYAPTVLTDTKDGMLVCCEETFGPVAPLFRFDDEAEAIRLSNDTPFGLAAYFYTQDVRRINRVAAQLEAGVIGINEGAVSSEAAPFGGVKESGYGREGSKYGLDDYMSIKYMCQGGLD; translated from the coding sequence ATGTCTCTCGCATTGACACGCAATGAACTGATTCGCCCGCAGAACCTGATCAACGGAGCATGGACCGGCGCTGCCGACGGCGCCCGCTTTGCCGTGACCAACCCGGCCACCGGCGAGACGATCGTCGAAGTCGCCGACAGCGGCGCTGCGGACGCGCGCGCCGCCACCGACGCCGCGGCCCGCGCGTTCCCCGCCTGGCGCGACAAGCTGCCGCGCGAGCGCGCCGAGATTCTGCGCCGCTGGCATGCGCTGATCGTCGCCAATACCGACGACCTCGCGAAGCTGATGTCGATGGAACAGGGCAAGCCGCTCGCGGAGAGCCGCGGCGAAGTCGCTTACGGCGCGTCGTACGTGGCCTGGTTCGCCGACGAAGCAACCCGCATCTACGGCGATCTGATTCCGCAGCAGCAGCGCGGCAAGCGCATGAGCGCGGTGAAGGAACCGGTCGGCGTGGTCGCCGCGATCACACCGTGGAATTTCCCGCTCGCGATGATCGCCCGCAAGATCGCGCCCGCGCTCGCGGCCGGTTGCACCGTGGTCGCCAAACCCGCCGAAGACACGCCGCTCACCGCGCTCGCCCTCGCCGCGCTCGCGCAGGAAGCCGGTTTGCCGGACGGCGTGCTGAACATGCTGTCGGCGTCGCGTGAACAGGGCATTGCCGCGGTTGCCGATTGGCTCGCTGACGCGCGTGTACGCAAGATCACCTTCACCGGCTCGACGCCGGTGGGCAAGCATCTCGCGCGTGAATCCGCGGGAACGCTGAAGAAGCTCTCGCTGGAATTGGGCGGCAACGCGCCCTTCATCGTGTTCGACGACGCCGATCTGGATGCGGCCGTCACCGGCCTGATGGCAGCGAAATTCCGCAATGGCGGCCAGACCTGCGTGTGTCCGAACCGCGTCTATGTGCAGGCCGGTGTCTATGAGCGCTTCGCCGATCTGCTCGCGAAACGCGTCGGCGCGCTGAAAGTTGCGCCTGCAACCGACCCGGAAGCGCAAATCGGCCCGATGATCAACGAGCGCGCGATCGACAAGATTGCCCGTCACGTGGAAGACGCCGTCAAACACGGTGCGAAAATCCTGGTGGGCGGCAAGCGCCTGACGGAACTCGGACCGAACTATTACGCGCCGACCGTGCTGACGGACACGAAGGACGGCATGCTCGTCTGCTGCGAAGAGACCTTCGGCCCAGTCGCGCCGCTGTTCCGTTTCGACGACGAAGCCGAAGCGATCCGTCTCTCCAACGACACACCGTTCGGCCTCGCCGCCTACTTCTATACGCAGGACGTGCGGCGTATCAATCGCGTGGCCGCGCAACTCGAAGCGGGCGTGATCGGCATCAACGAAGGCGCGGTGTCGAGTGAAGCGGCGCCGTTTGGCGGCGTGAAGGAATCGGGCTATGGTCGCGAAGGGTCGAAATATGGACTCGACGATTACATGTCGATCAAGTACATGTGCCAGGGCGGGCTTGATTGA